The sequence CATCGCGTCTATCATTTTGATTTTTACAGAATTAAAAAGTTGGAAGAACTTTACGATATCGGTTTCGAAGACTATTTGAACGACGGCAATGCGATTGTCTTTATTGAATGGGCAGACCTTTGGAGCGAAATATTTCCTGAAAATTATCTTGTTGTTGAATTAGATTACATTGCAGAAAAAGAAAACGGCAAAAGGATAATCAAAATCTACAAAAATGAAAAATAGCAATCCGATATTGTCAATCGAAACTTCGGGCGAGGTTTGCAGCGTTGCTTTTTATAAAAATGAAAACGACCTGTTCGAGTTAAACTTTGTACGAAAAAATATTCATTCGGAAAAGATATTCGATATGATTGAATTCGGAAGGTCGAACTTTGGAATTCAAATTTCGGATATCGATTCTGTGGCGGTTTCTATCGGACCGGGTTCCTTTACCGGACTCAGAATCGGAATGACCGTTGCCAAGTCGATTGCGATGGGATTGAATAAACCGATAATTCCCGTTCCCACTTTCGATGCGGCGGCATTCCATTTAATTATGGAGTTGCCGCAAAATACAAAATTCGGCATTCTCAAAAAGGCCAGCATAAACGATTTTTATTACGCAAAATATTTGTCTGGCGTAAAATCCTATACTATTGTAGATGAGTTGCAATTGATATTAAAAGAAGAGGTTGAAAAAAAGGCGGCGGATGCGGATATTGTATACGCCGATAATTATAATTTACCGGAAACGCGAAAAATAACGGCTCCGACTGCATTGCATATTGCCGTTTGGGCGAGTGAATTCGGGGAAAAAGTTACGGATTATGATTACCTCGAACCTTTTTATTTAAAAAAATTTATAGCCAGGGTAAAAAATGAAAAGAACGATTAATCTATTCGTCTTACTTTTGTTAGCGACAGGAATTTCTAAAGCGCAGGAAAAAGCTCCAAAAATATTTTCTCCCGAACCGGAATATGACTTCGGCGAAATAGTCGAAGGCGAAACGGTGAATCATGAATTTGTAATAATGAATAAAGGCGAAGGAAAACTTGTAATTGAAAGAGTGCGCGCTTCATGCGGATGCACTGCGGCAATGCCGTCCAAAAAAGAACTTGAGCCCGGAGAGAGCGCTAAGATAAGAATGAAATTCGATTCGAAAGGGAGATACGGACAGCAATTCAAACATGTATACGTTTTTTCCAACGACCCCGAAAATTCCTACCTCAAACTTACATTTCGCGCTAATGTAGTGGCTAAATTGTCGAATCAAAATCCGGAAACGGCTCCGAATATCGAACTTGAAAAGAATAAAATTGATTTCGGTGAAATTGAAGAAGGCGCCGTAAAAGAAGCTGCAATAAAGATAAAGAATTCCGGCAAATCGAAGCTCGAAATTAGAGATATTAAAAGCGCTTGCGGTTGTACTGCGGCTTTAATGTCGAGTACGGTTATCGAGCCCGGTAAAGAGACCGAACTGAAGGTTAAACTCGATACCAAGGGAAGAGAAGGGGATTTGGTAAGAACAATTACTATATTCAGTAACGACCCCGACAACCCGAAACAAGTAATAACTGTTTCCGCCAACATAATTAGGAAAAAATAATGCCCTGGTTCAGAAGAAAAAAAGAAAACATATCGCCCGAGAGTAAAAAGACCGATATTCCCGACGGACAATGGTCGAAGTGCGACGACTGCGGCGAAATAATACATAACAGGCAATTGGAATCGAATCTGTGGGTCTGTCCCAAATGCAACTATCATTTCAGAATCGGCAGCGACCAATACATTGCGATAATTTTCGATAAGGGCACGTTCAAGGAATACGACAAGAAGATGAAATCCGGCGATCCCCTCCGTTTCGAAGACACAAAGAAATATACCGACAGAATTAACGATACGATTAAGAAGACAGGACTTTACGACGCGGTAAGAACCGGTACGGGCAAGATAAACGGAAAGAAATCCGCAATGGCGGTAATGGATTTTCGTTTTATCGGCGGAAGTATGGGTTCGGTGGTGGGCGAAAAGATTGCGCGTATAACGGACGTGGCTTATCAAAATAAAATTCCTCTCATAATCATCAGTCAAAGCGGCGGAGCCAGAATGATGGAAGGCGCTTTCTCTTTAATGCAGATGGCAAAAACGAGCGCCCGTCTGGCAAGATTGGCCGAAGCGGGAATTCCATACATCTCCGTATTAACGGACCCCACTACCGGCGGAGTTACAGCAAGTTTTGCAATGCTGGGCGACGTTATCATTGCAGAGCCGAAAGCGTTGATCGGGTTTGCCGGACCAAGAGTAATTAAACAAACAATTGGAAAAGATTTGCCTGAAGGTTTTCAACGTTCCGAATTTCTTTTGGAAAACGGTTTTCTCGATTTCATCGTAAACAGGAAAGAACTCAAAGACAAACTGAGCTTGATGATCGATTATTTGACCTGATTATTTACGGAACTTGTGAAGTAATTTTTTAATTATCTCGAGAGTATAATCGATTTCTTCGGGAGTATTTTGTGTGCCGAACGAAAATCTGATCGTGCCGGCGGCGTCTTCATATTTCAATCCTGCGTTCAGCAAAACATGTGAAGGTTTGAGTGTACCGGAAGTACAGGCAGCGCCGCTGGAAACTGCCACTCCGTTAATATCAAGAAACATAAGCACAGCCTCGATATCGTTATTGTAATATTCCGACAATAAAGTAACGCTTACTATATAAGGGAAATAAAGCGGTTCGCCGTTTATAATAAAACTTTTGTCATTCAAGGAATTCAAACCGTCGAGAAATCGTTTCTGCAATGATTTTACATATTCATAATTGCTTTGCATTTCATCGGAAGCAATTTTTACAGCCTCTGCAAAACCAACTATCGCCGGGACATTTTCCGTACCGCCTCTGCGGTTCCTTTCCTGAGCGCCTCCGAATATCAAGGGCGATATCGGAGTCCCGGATTTAACAAAAGCAAAACCGACTCCTTTCGGACCTCTTATTTTATGTGCCGATGCAGTGAAAGCGTCAACTCCCAGCTCTTTTACGTCCGTTTTTATTTTCCCGAAGCTCTGTACTCCGTCTGTATGCAAAAAAATATTTTCGGGTTTTTGCGAGGATAATTCTTCAATATTATTTATGATTCCCGTTTCGTTATTAACATGAATTATCGAAATTAAAGACGTGTCGTCATCGATTAAACCTGTTATGTTTCCGACAGGAACAGATGTATTCTTGTCAATTGTCGATTTACGGACTGTAAAACCTTCCGTTGATAATTTGTCGCAGGTCTCAAGCACCGAATGATGTTCGGATAAAGATGTAATTATGCTTTTTCTGCCGGATTCGATGAATTCAGTTTTGCTAATTCCAGAGAGCGCAAAATTATTGGCTTCGGTGCCGGAACTTGTAAAATAAATTTCGCCCGGTTTGCAATTGATAAATTCTGCAATAACTTCGCGGGCTTCTTCAATCGCAACGCGAGCTTTTCTGCCGTATGAATGAATCGAGGAAGGATTTCCGAAATATTCATTCAAATACGGCAGCATTTTTTCGACCACTCGCGGGTCTACGGGTGTGGTTGCCGCATTGTCCAGATATATATTTTTCACACAGTCGCCTTAAATTATCTTAAACTTACATCGCCGTAATGAATTTTTTCGACCTTATCGGCGGTTTTCAGGATTAAATATCCGTCGTCGTCAATATCGTCAAAAACTCCAATAAGAGTTTGCTTATCCTGAATTATCTTAACTTTTTCGCCTATCATCTTGCAGCGTTCGCGCCAATCGTTCAGAATTTTATCCGGCTTTTCCAAGGCTGTATCGAGCAGGTATTCGAACAGATTCAAAAACTCGCTTAATAGTCGTTCACGGCTCACTATCGATTTGAATTCTTTCCTGATAGAGGTGGGTTGAATTTCGAATTTGCCCGGAAAATTCGGCTGATTAACATTAATTCCGACGCCCACTACGAGTTTTTCGATTTTTTTCCCTTTGGATGTCGATTCAAGCAGTATTCCTGCAATTTTCTTCTTATTTACCAAAACGTCGTTAGGCCATTTCAGTTCTACGTTTAATTGGTATAAATTTTCCAGCGCCTGAGCAACCGCGAGAGAAGAAAGCAAATTTATGAGATTAATTTTTTTCTCGGGATAATTCTGTTTGAGTAATATAGAAAAAGTTAGATTTTGTCCCGAATTGCTAATCCATTCCCGATTTTTTCTGCCTTTGCCGTGCGTTTGGTATTCAGCCAGTAAGACGGCTCCGTGCTGATTGAAATCCTTGGATTTAAGAAGAAGGTCGTTTGTCGACTCAACCTCGTCGCAATAGACAAAATTTCGTCCTATAATTTCAGTGTCGAGCTTAATATCGAATTCTTCAATATTAAACACTTTTTTACCTCCGTAATTTCTTATGAATTTTTGTCCGTCAACTTTGTCATAATTAAAGAATAAATATAATTATGACAGAGATGTGTCATAATTGCAGAAATTTTCAAAATCAACAAATCGTGCCTTAACTCATTTATTTACAATAAGTTATAGAGAATTTACTGCATTGGCACGCATGTTGTTTTATATATAGGCGAAAACATGTAAAACCAAAAAAAGGAGGTGATGGCTATGACACTCGTAAAATTTGAACCCTTAAAAGAACTCGAAACCTTACATGACAGAATCCAGAGATATTTCGAAGATTTCACCAACTTTGGTTTTACATTCGCCGACAATTTCAATCCTCGCATCGACATTTCCGAGGATAACGATTCGATCAATGTAGTTGCCGAAATTCCCGGCGTAAAAAAAGAAAATGTAAAAATTACACTGCAAGATAACATTTTAACCATAGAAGGCGAAAAGAAAAAAGAAGAAGAAAAGAAAGAAAAGAATTATTATCGCTCCGAGCGTGTTTTCGGTAGCTTCAAGAGGTCGTTCACGCTACCGACAGAAGTGGATGCAGACAATGTAGAAGCCAAATTCGAAAACGGCATGCTCAACATCAGACTCAAAAAATTGAATCCGAAACCAAAGAAAGAAAAAGTAATAGAGTTGAAGTAATATACTTCAACTCTATTCTTTCTTATTTTTTACTAACAAAACTATAGAAAAAAAAGGAGAGAAAATGGGAAAAATAATTGGAATTGACTTGGGTACTACTAATTCGTGTGTCGCTGTAATGGAAGGCAACGAACCGGTAGTTATTCCTAATTCTGAAGGCGGACGAACTACTCCGTCCGTAGTGGCATTTACAAAAAACGGTGAAATTCTAGTAGGACAACCTGCCAAAAGACAGGCTATAACAAATCCGAAAAATACCGTCTTTTCGATTAAACGTTTCATGGGAAGACGTATCGACGAAGTTCAACAGGAAATAAAAGAAGTTCCTTATGAAGTCGTAGGATCGGATAACGGTTCGGCACGCGTCAAGATTGGAGACAGACTCTATTCTCCGCCTGAAATTTCGGCAATGATTCTGCAAAAGATGAAAAAAACCGCCGAAGATTATCTCGGTCAGGAAGTTACAGAAGCTGTTATTACGGTGCCTGCATATTTCAACGACGCTCAAAGACAGGCTACTAAAGACGCGGGCGAAATTGCGGGATTGAAAGTAAGAAGAATTATAAACGAGCCCACAGCCGCAGCTCTTGCTTACGGTCTCGATAAAAAACATAAAGACCAGTTGGTTGCCGTTTATGACTTGGGCGGTGGTACGTTCGATATCTCGATTCTTCAGATTGGCGAAGGCGTTTTCGAAGTTAAATCGACAAACGGCGACACTCATTTAGGCGGCGACGATTTCGATCAACGATTGATTAATTATCTCGCCGACGAATTCCAGAAACAGGAAGGAATTGATCTGAGAAAAGATCCGATGGCGCTGCAGAGACTGAAAGAAGCAGCTGAAAAAGCTAAAATTGAACTTTCTTCGTCTGCTCAAACCGACGTTAATTTACCGTTTATCACTGCTACTCAAGACGGTCCCAAACACCTTAACATAACTATTACAAGAGCAAAATTCGAACAATTGATAGACGACCTGATCCAAAAGACGGTCGAGCCGTGTGAAAAAGCGATGAAAGACGCAGGCGTAACTCCGTCTCAAATTGACGAAGTAATCCTGGTCGGCGGTTCTACTCGTATTCCCAAGGTTCAGGAAGTCGTTAAGAAAATTTTCGGCAAAGAGCCTCATAAAGGCGTTAATCCTGATGAAGTTGTCGCTATCGGAGCTGCAATTCAAGGCGGCGTGCTTGCAGGCGACGTAAAAGACGTTCTCTTGCTCGACGTTACTCCGCTTTCGCTTGGCATCGAAACTTTAGGCGGCGTTATGACTGTATTGATTCCCGCTAATACTACAATACCTACGCGCAAGAGTGAAATTTTCTCGACAGCTGCGGATAATCAACCTTCTGTAGAGATACACGTACTGCAAGGCGAGCGTCCGATGGCTGCAGATAACAGAACTCTCGGTCGATTCCATCTCGATGGAATACCGCCGGCTCCAAGAGGCGTGCCCCAGATAGAAGTAACTTTCGATATCGACGCTAACGGTATTCTGCACGTATCGGCTAAAGACAAAGCCACAAATAAAGAACAAAGCATTAGAATTACCTCTTCGAGCGGTCTGTCGAAAGAAGAAATCGAAAAGATGAAGCAGGAAGCCAAAGCTCACGCTGCCGAGGACAAGAAAAAGAAAGAAGCTGTTGAAATCAGAAACAACGCGGATAATCTGGTATTCCAGACGAAAAAACAGATTAACGAATTGGGCGATAAACTGCCCGCTGACAAGAAGAGCAGACTCGAAAGCGAAATTCAGAAAGTCGAAGACGCTCTGAAATCGAACGACGTCGATCAAATTAAATCCGCCGCTGACAGTCTGACAAAAGTCTGGAACGAAGTTGCTCAGACTCTCTATCAGCAACAAGGTCAGCCGGGAGCTCAACAAACTCCGGGCGACGGAAGCGCCAAAGCAGAATCCGAACCGAAAACTGAAGGCGATGTTGAAGACGCTTCCTACGAAGTTGTAGACGACGATAAATAACAAAAAAGTTTAATGTAAAAAAATAAAAGGAGGTGATTACTATGGCAGAAACAAAAGATGTAATGGAAGTTCAGAGCCAGACCCGGAAAAGCTGGGAAGAAGCTCTCGAAAGAGAATCCTGGGTTGCTCCTTTGGTAGATATTTACGAAACGGATAACGATTATTATCTCAACGCTTATCTGCCCGGCGTTACAAAAGATAATCTTAAAATAAAACTCGAAGACGAGCATCTGATTATAATGGGCAGAATCAATTTCGACGATGTAGTCAACAGAAAATATGTTCTGAAAGAGACAGAAACTGGAAACTTTTACCGCAGCTTCAAAATCGGCGATTCAATTGACGAGTCGAATATCGAAGCTCATCTCGAAAACGGCATACTCGAAATAAGACTGCCGAAACACGAAAGGGTAAAACCCAGAACTATTGAGATAAAATAAGATTAAAAAAGGCTGCTTGAGGCAGCCTTTTTTATTGAATTAATCCTTCCTCATTTATATGTTTAACTCCTATGAAAATCCGTTATATTATTCTGTCTGTCCTTTTTATCGGAGTCATTATACAGTATTCCGAAGAAAAAACTATATCCAATTTTTATTATAAATTTAAAAATAGTGGATACGAAAAAGGTCTTATAAAATCCGAAGCAAATACATTTAATCCGGCAGCCAACTATAACTTCTTTATCAATTATGACCCGATAAACGATATAGCCGACGTCCGTGAAGAAATCCGGTGGATTAATAATACTGAATTCCCGACTGAAGAAATATATCTACATTTGTATCCTAACGCTTACAGCAATAACAATACTTTTTTTGCGCAGGCATACCGTCTTGAAGAAGAAAATATGACTCGCGTTAATATTGAATTTGTGGAAGCCGAGAGCGAAAGGAAAGATTTAATTTACGTTAATCCGGAAATTGTTAATCCGTACGACAGCACGGTTGCTAAATTTATTCTCAGAAAAAAAGCTAATCCCGGAGATACGGTTAAAATCGATATTAAATATTCTCTTAAAATTCCGGTTTCGGTTAAAAGGTTTGGAACGGCACGAGGACGAAATTTCGACTTTATTTCTCAATGGTATCCGAAAATCGGCGTTTTTGAGAACGGCAAGTGGATATGCAGCTCATATTACCCCTATTTGAATTATTATTCCGATTTCGGAGAATACAGATTGACGATTAAAATACCAAAGAATTTTACATTGATTCCGGGCGGCGAAATTACTGATGTTCAGGAGGAAGGAGCCGTTAAAACTTACACCGTGGTTCAATCGGGAATTCACGACTTTGTCTGGGCTGTAACGGATAATATTGTATACGAAAAAACGCATTATAAAAGGAAAGACGGCGCAACAGTAAATGTAAATCTTTTCATTCAACCGGAACGAATCAAATATCGGGAGAGATACAAAAAAGCGGTTGTTAATTGTCTCGCTTACTTCGAAGAGAAGGTTGGAATTTATCCTTACAGCAATTTAACTATGGTGGATGTGCCGCGTACATCGGCTTCGGG comes from Melioribacter roseus P3M-2 and encodes:
- the tsaE gene encoding tRNA (adenosine(37)-N6)-threonylcarbamoyltransferase complex ATPase subunit type 1 TsaE translates to MKLPYEKIVDSETETCAVAKEFIEFLAPGSIVALKGNLGAGKTFFVNCICNHLGIDRTSSPSFSLVNIYEGKHRVYHFDFYRIKKLEELYDIGFEDYLNDGNAIVFIEWADLWSEIFPENYLVVELDYIAEKENGKRIIKIYKNEK
- the tsaB gene encoding tRNA (adenosine(37)-N6)-threonylcarbamoyltransferase complex dimerization subunit type 1 TsaB, which gives rise to MKNSNPILSIETSGEVCSVAFYKNENDLFELNFVRKNIHSEKIFDMIEFGRSNFGIQISDIDSVAVSIGPGSFTGLRIGMTVAKSIAMGLNKPIIPVPTFDAAAFHLIMELPQNTKFGILKKASINDFYYAKYLSGVKSYTIVDELQLILKEEVEKKAADADIVYADNYNLPETRKITAPTALHIAVWASEFGEKVTDYDYLEPFYLKKFIARVKNEKND
- a CDS encoding DUF1573 domain-containing protein, whose product is MKRTINLFVLLLLATGISKAQEKAPKIFSPEPEYDFGEIVEGETVNHEFVIMNKGEGKLVIERVRASCGCTAAMPSKKELEPGESAKIRMKFDSKGRYGQQFKHVYVFSNDPENSYLKLTFRANVVAKLSNQNPETAPNIELEKNKIDFGEIEEGAVKEAAIKIKNSGKSKLEIRDIKSACGCTAALMSSTVIEPGKETELKVKLDTKGREGDLVRTITIFSNDPDNPKQVITVSANIIRKK
- the accD gene encoding acetyl-CoA carboxylase, carboxyltransferase subunit beta, yielding MPWFRRKKENISPESKKTDIPDGQWSKCDDCGEIIHNRQLESNLWVCPKCNYHFRIGSDQYIAIIFDKGTFKEYDKKMKSGDPLRFEDTKKYTDRINDTIKKTGLYDAVRTGTGKINGKKSAMAVMDFRFIGGSMGSVVGEKIARITDVAYQNKIPLIIISQSGGARMMEGAFSLMQMAKTSARLARLAEAGIPYISVLTDPTTGGVTASFAMLGDVIIAEPKALIGFAGPRVIKQTIGKDLPEGFQRSEFLLENGFLDFIVNRKELKDKLSLMIDYLT
- a CDS encoding cysteine desulfurase family protein; the encoded protein is MKNIYLDNAATTPVDPRVVEKMLPYLNEYFGNPSSIHSYGRKARVAIEEAREVIAEFINCKPGEIYFTSSGTEANNFALSGISKTEFIESGRKSIITSLSEHHSVLETCDKLSTEGFTVRKSTIDKNTSVPVGNITGLIDDDTSLISIIHVNNETGIINNIEELSSQKPENIFLHTDGVQSFGKIKTDVKELGVDAFTASAHKIRGPKGVGFAFVKSGTPISPLIFGGAQERNRRGGTENVPAIVGFAEAVKIASDEMQSNYEYVKSLQKRFLDGLNSLNDKSFIINGEPLYFPYIVSVTLLSEYYNNDIEAVLMFLDINGVAVSSGAACTSGTLKPSHVLLNAGLKYEDAAGTIRFSFGTQNTPEEIDYTLEIIKKLLHKFRK
- a CDS encoding biotin--[acetyl-CoA-carboxylase] ligase, giving the protein MFNIEEFDIKLDTEIIGRNFVYCDEVESTNDLLLKSKDFNQHGAVLLAEYQTHGKGRKNREWISNSGQNLTFSILLKQNYPEKKINLINLLSSLAVAQALENLYQLNVELKWPNDVLVNKKKIAGILLESTSKGKKIEKLVVGVGINVNQPNFPGKFEIQPTSIRKEFKSIVSRERLLSEFLNLFEYLLDTALEKPDKILNDWRERCKMIGEKVKIIQDKQTLIGVFDDIDDDGYLILKTADKVEKIHYGDVSLR
- a CDS encoding Hsp20/alpha crystallin family protein, giving the protein MTLVKFEPLKELETLHDRIQRYFEDFTNFGFTFADNFNPRIDISEDNDSINVVAEIPGVKKENVKITLQDNILTIEGEKKKEEEKKEKNYYRSERVFGSFKRSFTLPTEVDADNVEAKFENGMLNIRLKKLNPKPKKEKVIELK
- the dnaK gene encoding molecular chaperone DnaK; this encodes MGKIIGIDLGTTNSCVAVMEGNEPVVIPNSEGGRTTPSVVAFTKNGEILVGQPAKRQAITNPKNTVFSIKRFMGRRIDEVQQEIKEVPYEVVGSDNGSARVKIGDRLYSPPEISAMILQKMKKTAEDYLGQEVTEAVITVPAYFNDAQRQATKDAGEIAGLKVRRIINEPTAAALAYGLDKKHKDQLVAVYDLGGGTFDISILQIGEGVFEVKSTNGDTHLGGDDFDQRLINYLADEFQKQEGIDLRKDPMALQRLKEAAEKAKIELSSSAQTDVNLPFITATQDGPKHLNITITRAKFEQLIDDLIQKTVEPCEKAMKDAGVTPSQIDEVILVGGSTRIPKVQEVVKKIFGKEPHKGVNPDEVVAIGAAIQGGVLAGDVKDVLLLDVTPLSLGIETLGGVMTVLIPANTTIPTRKSEIFSTAADNQPSVEIHVLQGERPMAADNRTLGRFHLDGIPPAPRGVPQIEVTFDIDANGILHVSAKDKATNKEQSIRITSSSGLSKEEIEKMKQEAKAHAAEDKKKKEAVEIRNNADNLVFQTKKQINELGDKLPADKKSRLESEIQKVEDALKSNDVDQIKSAADSLTKVWNEVAQTLYQQQGQPGAQQTPGDGSAKAESEPKTEGDVEDASYEVVDDDK
- a CDS encoding Hsp20/alpha crystallin family protein, with protein sequence MAETKDVMEVQSQTRKSWEEALERESWVAPLVDIYETDNDYYLNAYLPGVTKDNLKIKLEDEHLIIMGRINFDDVVNRKYVLKETETGNFYRSFKIGDSIDESNIEAHLENGILEIRLPKHERVKPRTIEIK
- a CDS encoding M1 family metallopeptidase, whose product is MKIRYIILSVLFIGVIIQYSEEKTISNFYYKFKNSGYEKGLIKSEANTFNPAANYNFFINYDPINDIADVREEIRWINNTEFPTEEIYLHLYPNAYSNNNTFFAQAYRLEEENMTRVNIEFVEAESERKDLIYVNPEIVNPYDSTVAKFILRKKANPGDTVKIDIKYSLKIPVSVKRFGTARGRNFDFISQWYPKIGVFENGKWICSSYYPYLNYYSDFGEYRLTIKIPKNFTLIPGGEITDVQEEGAVKTYTVVQSGIHDFVWAVTDNIVYEKTHYKRKDGATVNVNLFIQPERIKYRERYKKAVVNCLAYFEEKVGIYPYSNLTMVDVPRTSASGGMEYPTLFTVSAELFSPEKTGWPEYLVAHEFAHQYFQGIIASNEVYEAWLDEGFASYFATKFMYEFYPDILAYFRIAKFVPVFGLNFLSYNEIPIIYTIADIPVNLGAQSAASYYRNLAIGSISDLSYLQPSRLAYVVNSYSKPELMLHTLERYLGSDKMDRIVKEYYNAFKFRHVKANDFINLVKRFAGEDIDWFFKEFYADSKIFDYSITSVNKAGNNLYAVTAERKGDGFFKNDIALYTETDTLYAKWEDDARWKIFYFETEDKVYGAEIDPHRKNLLDIDFANNSYMIEKRYWASLSISARWFFWVQNALIILGSIG